The Arcobacter sp. CECT 8986 DNA window TCCTTTATGCTCTATTCCTAAATCTACAATTCTTTTATTTATATCTTCAAGACACTCTACTAAAATATCTTCATCTGTATCAAATAAAACAACACCAAACTCTTCTCCCCCAAGTCTAAAAACATATTCGAACTCTTTATTAAAGTAAGTTTTTAGAGCATTTGCAACAGACTTTAAAGTTTCATCTCCAAAGTCATGTCCATATGTATCATTATATTGTTTAAAAAAGTCAATATCAACCATAATAAATGCACTTTTCCAATTATTTGCATTTGAAATAAATGGTAAATTATCAAAAATTGTATCAAAATATTTTCTATTATAAAGTTTTGTCATAGAATCAGTTATTGACTCTATTTTATATTTTTTATTTAAAATAGTCAGTTGATTATCTTTTTTAATTATCTGATATATGATGAACGCAATTATAGCAAAAGAAAATATAATTATTGTTATTAAATTGTAAAGAAGATAACTTTTCATATTTGAATAATCTATCAAAAACTCCCTTCTTTGCTTATATGCAACATCAACTTCATGCTCTTTTAAAAAACTTATTTGTTTTAGTATTACTTCATAAGCTAAGATTTTATCTATTTTAAAAGAAGTGATAATAGATTTATTTACATCATTTACAATTTTTCTTTCTTTTTCTGTTTTGTATGATTTGTAGTAATTCTGCCAATTTTTTAATATAACAGTTTTTTCAGCAGTTATGTCACACTTATTGTGAGTCATTTTTTTACATTTTATTATTGTTTGATAATTTTTTAAAACTATATCTAATGTAATCATTGGAACAAAATTACCAAAATATATATTATCTATTTGTTTTTTCAATTTATCTATTTGAGAGTTGAATACAAAACTTGCACTAATCAAAGCTAAAATAACTATTGTTACTAATATTGCAAGTTTAAAAGATACAGATTTAAAAACTTTACTTTTCATTTTAAGATTATACCAAAATAAATTTAATAGTTATTTACAATTTTAAAAATTTTTAACACTATTTAATTCACATTTTTTTGAAACTTTACAAAATATATTTTATATGATAGAATTTAGAAAATAAAAATAAAGAGTTCATTATGTTAGTAAATGATAATTTAACAGCATCAACAATTTATCAACAAATTGCTCAAAAAAAAGCGCAACTTGCTAATATAGATAAAGAAGAGTTCCAAAAATCTTCTTTTGAAAAAGAAGATAGTGTTAATCTATCTGATACTAAATATGATGAAAATGATTATGAAAGAGTATTAAGTAAATTTCAAAACTTGGACTCTAAAATACGAACTCATGAACAAACGCATGCCTCTTTGGGTTCAACAACTGGAGCAATTAATTATACATATCAAATGGGTCCAGATGGAAAATTATATGCAACAGGTGGTCATGTAAGACTTGATACATCAATACCAAAAGACCCAGATGCAGCATTAGCAAAGTTGGAAGAGTTAAAAAAAGCTTCAGGTGGTCCATCTGAATTAAGTAGTGCTGACGCAAGTATAGCAAGAGCAGCAAATTTAAATAAAATGCTTATTTTAAGTAGACAGCAACAAGGAGAATCAAATGAGAATTGATCAAATGTCAAATAACTTAAATGCTATGGTAGCTACACAAATGCAAGTTAATGAAAGTGCCCAAACAATAGCAAATGTTGCAAATGCAGTGGGTGATCCTCAAAATCAAGAAGTAAGTCAAGATTTAATTGATGCAATTGTTTCACAAATACCAAATACAATAGCATATAGTGCAAATGCAAATGCTATTCAAACACAACAAGAGACATCAAGTATGTTACTAAATATTAAGGCTTAAATAAATGGATAGATTAAATATTGTATGTCCACATTGTAATAAAGTAAATAGAATACCAAATAAAGAGTCTTATAAAGTAGCAAACTGTGGTAATTGTAAAGAATCTTTACTTGATACTACGCCTATTGAGTTATCAAATGAAAACTTTGACCATGTATTAGTAAATTCAGATATTCCGGTAATTGTTGATTTTTGGGCTTCTTGGTGTCAGCCTTGTAAAATGATGGCTCCAATATTTAAAGATGTTTCAAAAAAATATCCATTAAAAGTTTTATTTGCAAAAGTAAATACAGAAAATGAAGAAGCTATCGCTTCAAAATTTATGATTAAATCAATTCCTACTCTTATTATTTTCAAACAAGGTAAAGAAGTAAAAAGAGTAAGTGGAGCACTAGATCCACTAAGACTTTCAAATTTTATAAATGAGAATTTATAAAAAAGGTTTATTAATAAACGTTATAACCAAATAAACTACTTTTTATTTAAAAAATCATTCAATTCAACCAATTGAGTTTCATCAAAAAGTTTAATTGAGTGTTTATTTAAAAGTTTTGCAGTAACACCCAATCCTTCTATTAAATTTGAACTAAATGTTCCATCATAGACAACTCTTGTTCCACAACTTGGTGACTTTGATTTTAATAAAGCAACCTCTATACTATTTTCTAAACATATATCTAATGCTTTTTTTGCACCAAAGTTAAACTCTTTAGTTAAATCTATATTTGATTTTGTAATAACTTTATTATCTATTTGTTCAGCTGGTTCTCTTGGAATAGGTAGTCCTGAAATAACTTCAGGACAAATAGGAAAGATTTCATTTGAAGCTAATATTTTATCAAATAACTCCATATCATCAATAGATGATATAGAGCTACTGCCACTGTATCTTACTTTTTCACCTAATAGACAAGAAGATACTAATATTTTCATTATGCTTCTTCGTAATTATCTAAAAACTCTTTTTGGAAAAAAGTTGAAGTTTGAATATTATTAAATGCAGCTTTCATAGAAATAAACATTTGAGGATTTTCTTCTTCCATTTTTTCTAAAAGCTCTTTTGTTTTTGCTCTTGCATGAGGCATTTTAATATCAAATCTCATTGCTGGACAAGCTTCATCACCAATTACACTAATTTCATTTGTTTGCGCAAATGCTCTTAATTGTCTCTCTCTACAAAAAATTAAAGGTCTAATAACTTCTAATCCATTTTCTGCTTTATAAATAGGTGGCATTGATCTTAATGCTCCATTATATAAAAAGTTCATAAAAAATGATTCCATTGCATCATCTAAATGATGTCCTAATGCTAATTTATTATATCCTTGCTCTTGTGCTGTTGTATATAAATACCCTCTTCTCATTCTTGAGAAAAATGAGCAAAAAGATGAGTTCTTTCTAATTTTTTCACCTGCAAGTTCAAATATTTGAGTATCAACAATTTCATGCTCAATTCCATGCTCTTTACAGTGGTCAGCTAAAAATTGAACTTGTTCTCCCATTCCGTAAGTAACAG harbors:
- a CDS encoding DUF523 domain-containing protein, whose translation is MKILVSSCLLGEKVRYSGSSSISSIDDMELFDKILASNEIFPICPEVISGLPIPREPAEQIDNKVITKSNIDLTKEFNFGAKKALDICLENSIEVALLKSKSPSCGTRVVYDGTFSSNLIEGLGVTAKLLNKHSIKLFDETQLVELNDFLNKK
- a CDS encoding diguanylate cyclase domain-containing protein, which produces MKSKVFKSVSFKLAILVTIVILALISASFVFNSQIDKLKKQIDNIYFGNFVPMITLDIVLKNYQTIIKCKKMTHNKCDITAEKTVILKNWQNYYKSYKTEKERKIVNDVNKSIITSFKIDKILAYEVILKQISFLKEHEVDVAYKQRREFLIDYSNMKSYLLYNLITIIIFSFAIIAFIIYQIIKKDNQLTILNKKYKIESITDSMTKLYNRKYFDTIFDNLPFISNANNWKSAFIMVDIDFFKQYNDTYGHDFGDETLKSVANALKTYFNKEFEYVFRLGGEEFGVVLFDTDEDILVECLEDINKRIVDLGIEHKGSKVLDVVSISIGAVIYQPHSYISANKLYKIADENLYKSKQNGRNQFSL
- a CDS encoding tRNA 2-thiocytidine biosynthesis TtcA family protein, with protein sequence MVELSKKISKLVGKTNAEYGLIKEGDKVLVGFSGGKDSTTLLHSLKHLQRVAPFKFEFKAVTVTYGMGEQVQFLADHCKEHGIEHEIVDTQIFELAGEKIRKNSSFCSFFSRMRRGYLYTTAQEQGYNKLALGHHLDDAMESFFMNFLYNGALRSMPPIYKAENGLEVIRPLIFCRERQLRAFAQTNEISVIGDEACPAMRFDIKMPHARAKTKELLEKMEEENPQMFISMKAAFNNIQTSTFFQKEFLDNYEEA
- the trxC gene encoding thioredoxin TrxC; amino-acid sequence: MDRLNIVCPHCNKVNRIPNKESYKVANCGNCKESLLDTTPIELSNENFDHVLVNSDIPVIVDFWASWCQPCKMMAPIFKDVSKKYPLKVLFAKVNTENEEAIASKFMIKSIPTLIIFKQGKEVKRVSGALDPLRLSNFINENL
- a CDS encoding putative metalloprotease CJM1_0395 family protein; protein product: MLVNDNLTASTIYQQIAQKKAQLANIDKEEFQKSSFEKEDSVNLSDTKYDENDYERVLSKFQNLDSKIRTHEQTHASLGSTTGAINYTYQMGPDGKLYATGGHVRLDTSIPKDPDAALAKLEELKKASGGPSELSSADASIARAANLNKMLILSRQQQGESNEN